The following is a genomic window from Mycobacterium parmense.
GAAGACTGCCCTCGAAGCCGCTTTGCGAAGCCTCGGTCGATTTGGAAGTGATTGACATGGACCACTTTCCCGCTAAGTGTCAGATGTCTGCCAGTTGTAGAGCCTAGTGTGATCGCTTGTTGACAGTCAACTGTCAGTTAGGCTGGGGGGATGACCGCGGTGGAAGACCGGCCGTTGCGCGCGGATGCGGCGCGCAACGCCGAGCGCATTCTGCGCGCCGCGCGCGAGGTCTACGCAGAGCTCGGGCCGGATGCGCCCGTCGAGGCCGTCGCCCGTGCCGCAAGAGTCGGCGAACGAACGCTCTACCGCCGGTTTCCGACGAAAGCCGACCTGGTCCGGGCGGCGCTGGATCAAAGCATCGCCGAGGACCTCACCCCGGCGATCGACACCGCCCGCCGCGCCACAGATCCACTCCGCGGTCTCACCGACCTGATCGAAGCGGCGATATCGCTGGGGGCACGCGAACACCACCTGCTGACTGCCGCACGCCGCGCCGGTTCACTGTCGTCCGATATCTCGGTCTCGCTCAACGAGGCGCTCGGCGAGCTTATGCGCGAAGGCCAGCACGCCGGCCGAGTCCGCTCCGACCTCGTCGCCGACGACCTACCTCGCCTGGTCGCGATGCTCTTCGGCGTGCTGTCCACGATGGATGCGGGCAGCGACGGCTGGCGGCGCTATGTCGCTCTGATGGTTGACGCGATAGCGGTCAACGAGCGGGTGCCGTTGCCACCGGCGGCAGCGCTGCGCTACGAGGTCGACCCGAACAGCTGGCCGCTGTAGCGCGTCAGTTGATGCTCACCCCAGCGTCGACCTTGAACTGCAGTCCCGTCACCCATCTGGACTCGTCGGAAATGAGGAACAGCACTGCGTTGCTGACATCGACCGGCTCCACGGCCGGCGTCGGCATCGCGTTGACGAAGATGGGAATCAGGTCGGGTCGCTCCTCGCCCAGGGCAACGCCGAACGACGGCGGGATCATGCCCGTAGGGCAACCCGTGGGAAGCACGGAATTGACACGCACGTTCTGGGCCGCCAGCTCGTTGGCCAACCCCAACGTCAGACCCACGACACCATACTTTGTGGCGGTGTAGGGCAGCTGTAGCGGGAAGCCTTTGATGGCGCCGGCAGAGCTGATGGTGACGAGACTGCCGCCGCCCTGCTCGAGCAGGTGCGGGATTGCGGCCGCGCACGTGTTCCATGCTCCGATGAGATTCACGTCCACCACCGTGCGCCATTGTTCGAGAGTTGTTCTGTCCCATGGCGCCGACGTCAACACGCCGGCATTAGCCACCGCTGCGTCCAGCCCCCCCAGCTCGCTTACGCCGTCATCGACCGCGGAACGCAGCTCGGTCTCGTCGCGGACATCGACGATACGGCTCACACAGCGTCGGCCGAATTCCGTCACCAGCCGTACGGTCTCGGTGAGGTCATCGTCGGTGGCCAGGGGATAGTCGATCTGCGTTAGGGATTGACAGATGTCGACCAGGATCAGGTCGGCCCCCTCTTCGGCAAGCCGCAGCGCGTGACTTCGGCCCATGCCGCGGGCAGCACCGGTGATCAGCACGCGCTTGCCGGCAACGCGCCCCGCCGGTGATGCCGTCACCACATCAGGCCACGCATTGTTGCGGACTGGGGAATGTCTTCCACGGCGATCAGTCCTTGGGGCGCCTCGCATACCCAGTCGATCGCATTGACTGCTCGTCCCGCTGTCGAGATACAGCCAGCGTCAGTGGAATCGAGAACCGGATGTGAAACGTGCGTGTTGATTTCCACCCGCGGCTCGCCCTCCACGACGACGCGGTGTACGCCGGTATGGCCGTCGGGCGGGAACTCCCAGTCGGGCGCTGCCGCGGAGGTAAGCCTGGTCACGTGTTCAAGGGTGATGACGGGTTCGCCGTCGCGGACGCCCTCGGTGGCAAACCGCACCGCGGCCATTTGTCCCGGCTCCACCGTCATCATGGTGCAGTCGATGCGCTCCGGTGTGAACCAGCGTTCGCTGCGCTGGCGGACATCGTCGAGTTTGATGTCGAGATTGTCGGCCAGACTGCGCACTTGACCGCCCCACATCGATACGATCACGCCGGGCAGAAAGAGCATGGGCGGGTCTTGGTCTTCGGTCATTCCGAAACCCATTGCGGCACCGGTGAACTCGGCATCATCGAAGTTTCCATAGTCGAAGATCTCTTGCACGGTGATCGAAGAGACCCGGGTGGTCAGGCTTACAGCAGAATGCACCAACGTATCGCCAGAAAAACCCGGGTCGATACCGTTGATGTAGAGCGAAGTGTTGCCCGTGGCACAGGCCTGCTCTAACGGCACCCGCAGCCAGTCTTCGGCATGACGCGGGGTGACCAACCAGACCATCGACGTGCCAACGACGTTAGTGCCCGCCGCAAGGAACTTGGCCATTTGATCGATGGCCTCCATCGGCCGCGTCTCGCCTTGAGACGTATACACCACGCAATCCGCGCCGAGGGCTACCAGGGCGTCGACGTCGTCGGTGGCGGTAATGCCGGTCGCATGGTCCAGCCCACAGAGCTCCCCGGCATCCCGGCCGACCTTCTCAGCACTGGAGGCATGTACACCGACCAGTTCGAGGTCCGGCCGGCCGATGATCGCCCGCAACGAATGCCGGCCCACGTTTCCGGTGGAGAATTGAATGACTCTGCGCACGGTTACCCTCGTTCTTCCAGCGGTGGGTGCTGACCCAGCATGTCGCGTTCGGACCGCAGGTCAGTAGTCGGGAATCGGCAGCGGCGAATTGTTGGAGTCGATGCCGCCGTCGACGTGGAAGGTCGCGTTCGTCGCGTAACAATCGCGGGTGGACAGGTACACCGCGAGCCGGCCGAGATCCTCGACATCGCCCAGCCGATGCAACGGCGTGGCCTCTTGCATCTTCTCCAGCGACCCGGGCATCAGGTCCAGGCTGCCCTTCAGGCCGTCGGTGGCGAACGATCCCAGGGCGATGGCGTTGACGCGAATCTTTGGGGCGAGCTCCTGCGCCATGGCGCGAGTCAGCGCTTCAAGTCCGCCCTTCGCCACGCAGTAGGCGGTGAGCGCGCGGATGCCGAACCGCGCCGAACCCGAGGAGATATTGATGATGGAACCGTGTCCGGCGCTCAGCATGTGGGGGGCCGCCAGCTGACTCATGATGAAGGCAGAGGTCACACACCAGTCGAAGGTGTGGCGAAAATCCTCGTCGGTGATGTCCAGAAACCGCGCATAGGTGGAACCGCCGACGTTGTTGACGAGAATATCGATTCGCCCGAAGCGATCGATCGCGGCGTTCACGACGCGCTCTCCGTCCGGACGGCTCATCGCGTCCGCGACGAGGGCCAACCCAGTGCCGCCTGTGGCCTCGATACCCTCAATCGTGCCGACGATATCCGCCTCGGTGCGGGCGGTCCCGACAACGGTGGCACCCGCCTCCGCCAGCACCCGGGCGATACCCGCCCCCACACCCTTTCCGGCCCCCGTGACGATCGCGACCTGGCCATCCAGCCGGAACTGCTCCAGTGCCATGCCGGGCTCCTTCGGTCACGCGGGGGTGGGTGCGTCGTTCAATCTATTGGCGTTTGCTGACTAAAGTCAACGAATGTACCGGGTCGGGATTTATGGCGATGGGCGCCATCCAACAATGGTGCAGTTGTGCAAGCCTTTCTGCCCCCAACACGGCATAATGATCTGGTTACCCTCGACATGCTTGCATGATTCAGGTCAACTGTGAGGAAAGAAATGGCTGTGACGGACCGGGTGTCTGCGCGAGAAGCCAAGCGCCTGCAGACGAGGGAGCGCCTGATGGGCGCCGCCGTCGCGGAGTTTGCCCGCGCCGGGATGGCGGAGGCCGACGTCAGCGCCATCGTGGCCGCCGCAGGAGTCGCCCACGGCACCTTCTTCTTCCACTTCCCCACCAAGGAGCATGTGCTGCTGGAGCTGGAGCGCCGCGAAGAGGACCGCATCGCCAAGCAGTTCGCGCAGTTCCTCAAGTCCGAGCACGATCTCGTTTCGGCACTCAATGAGGCCGTCCGCCTGGTGGTCGGGCTGGAGCGCCGGCTCGGCGATCTGCTCTTCAATGACTTTCTTGCGCTGCACTTTTCCCAGACTCGTCCGCAGACCGAAGACGGCAGGGATCATCCATTGATCGTGCTGGTCGCCGAGGAAATCGGGCTCGCCCAGAAACGCGGCCATACGGATTCGAACGTCAATCCGATGAACAGTGCGGTGTTTTTCCTGCTGGGCCTCTACGCCCTGTTGATCACCACCAACCACTGGCCGACAGGTCACACTCTGCTCGAGGACTATGTGGCGAGGACGCTGCGTAGCCTGCAACCCTGACGCTGCAACACCGTGAGCTACGAGCGCACCACGCCGCGCAGCGGCACCAGCCCGAGCTCCTTGTGGGTCAGGAACCCCGGCGCGGCGTCGCAGACGGCCGGAACCGTGTTCGCGGGGCCCATCGCGGTCCAGGTATAGCCGGGCTTGGGGTAATTGCCCTGTGGATCCGCCGGCGCCTGCAGGATCAGTTCGGTGGGTTCGTCGCCCTCGATCACGATGCGGTAATGGTAGTGCCCTCCCCAATCCGGCTGTGGCTCAATCGCATCGTATTCGTCCATGGTGTACATCTCGTGGAAGGTGATCAGGGGCTTGTTGTCGACCCACGTCGTCCACTTGTGGTGCTGCGAGGCGACGCTGCCTTTTTTGATCGTGCCTTTGAAGCCCGGCATATCGCTGGACGGTCCTCCCTCGTAGGGGATGTCGCGGATCGCCGTCCCCAACTCGACGTCAGTGGTGTATCTGTCCACAGTCTTCCCGAGGCCGTCGACCACCATGGCCATCGATTGGGCGAACAAGGGCCAGGCGTTGCCGAGTAGATTCGGTCCGGCCCTGAACTCTTCGGGAGTGTTTCCCATCCCCATCTCGTGCAGGTACTTCAATGTGTCCTTGCCGAAATTCACCACCTCGTAGATGTGGATGGCGTCGATCCGGCTGACGATCCGGGCCAGCGTCAGGACGAGCAGGTCTCCGGCGAAACCGGGGTTGACGCCACCGGCATGAAACGACGTCCCACCCTCGTGGCATGCCGCGTCGATCTTGTCGATGTCAGCCTGGCTGTGCTCGGTTCGGTACCACCACGCACCGCCCGAGGCGACGACGTTCTTGCCCCCGCGTAGGAGGCGACAGACTTCGTCAGGATCAGACCACAGCGGCGCGTAGAACACGCAATCGGCGTCGAGCGCTTCGATCTCCGCCTTATCGGTGGTGGCGAGGACCCCGATCGGCGCGGTCCCGGCGAGTTCGCCCGCGTCCTTGCCCACCTTCTCCGGGCGGTTACACAGCACCCCGACCACTTCGAAGGCGGGGTTGTGCGCGAAGTGACGAAGCGCCACCGTCCCGACATTGCCTATGCCCCACTGGATGACGCGATACTTCTTCTCGGCCGGCGATTTGAGCGTCATTGCTACTCCTTTGCATGGCCGGACGGCTGAGCGCTCGCTGAGCGTAGGCGCGCCCCGATCCGCGTGTCAACGACAATCAGCTGACTTTCGTCAGCCGGACCAGGATGTGATTCCGGCTCGGGTGGCGGCATCGTGCGCTGCCCCTGCCCTTGGATACCGTAATGACTTGTGAATCGGCACAGACCACGGCGAGCCATACGGCCGCTAAGGATCTCTCAGGATACCTTCTGCTGACTGTAGTCAGCCTGTTATAGTGCACGGATCGATCGGATCAGCAGACGGGAAGAGATCGTGAGTCCGCCGAAGCTGCACCAGCGCGCCACCCGCGCCGGCGCATCCTCAGAGTCGAACACCGCAGTCGCACCGGCGCTGACGATCGACGAGCACATGGAGCGGTCGCAGCTCGCGCAGCGTCAGGCCGACAAATGGCTCATCTCGGGCAGCCTCCTGATCGGCACCGCGGCCCTGGGCGTCTTCGGATTACCGCTGTTTCTGCGGGGTGTGCACCTGCTGCGCCGAGCCCAGCGTGACGGACTCTCGGTACGGCCGATGTTGGTCACTCTGCTCGGTTATCTCGTCATCATCGACGCCGCGATCAACACCGTCGGCTGGGCACTCGACCTGGTGGCGAACCACACCCTGCTGGCCCGGGTCCTGCTCAACGGCTGGGGCAACATGTTCGACGCCGGCTATTTCTGGCACTACAACGAGCTGTGGGTCGGCGGCGCGGCGGGCCCCGGTGAGAAGGGCTTGGAAGTCGGCCTGATCCTGACCGTCTTCACCATGCGCATCGCCGCCGCCGTCGGCTTCCTGCAGATGAAACGCTGGGGCCATCAGTGGATGGTCGTCACCTGCTGGATGGGCGTGGTCATCTGGATTACCTACGTGTTCAACATGACCATGTTCGCCGACGTACGCTTCGCCGGCGTCGTGCTTCCGGTCGTCGGGTGGTGGCTGTACGACATCTTCTACATCACCCCCTTCCTCGCGATCCCCTACCTGCACACCGTCAACCGCGAACTGTTCTCCGACTGAACGGGGCGCGATGAGCATGATCACTGACTTCACGCAGTGTCCGACCACATCACCAAGGAGGGCGAATCGTGGGCTATGTATGGGAGATTCTCCGCTATGTCGCCGCCTGGGGGGGCACCGGTCTGATCATCTGGTTCTGGTACTGGCTCTTCTCCAACATCGGCACGTTCTGAGGAGCAAGACCATTCGCGCGCGGGATTCGGCCGATGGCTGAGCGCTCCGATGCCCACGCGATGGCGCTGGAAAGGAGTTGCTCCGTGACGGCGCTCGCACTCAGCGCGGCGCGCCGCGAGGGAGCGCGACTCGTCACCGGCGAACGCCGCCGCTTCGGCATGAACGCAGCACTGACGTTCGTTCACGTCCCCTACCCCACGCTCCCCGACTGGAACCGCAGGACGCTGACCTGCGGCGTGGCCCTGCAATGTTCACCGTCGAAAGAGCGGATCACCCAATATCGACTCAACGAGTTGTCCGCCCGGGAACTGCGTGCGCTCACCCTGGTCGAATCCGGCGTCGCCCTGGGCTGGATAGCGTCGCGGTGGCCAGGGCTGCTGCCCGAGATTTGGCGGCTACTCCCGGACGCCGAGGTCCAGTCCGCCGACATGACCGCCGCCGAGATGCTCAACCGCGCAATCACACTGGCAGCGACGGACCGGGAGTTGGCGGTTCATCCCCTGCTGGGCGCCCTGCCGCCGGCCCACACGGCGCCGCAGGGGCTGGCCGACAAGCTGCGCCGCAGCTTCGGCCGGATGCCATGGACCACAACGCAGAAGCGTCTTCCGCGGCCCTACTCGGTCCCGGTCGGCGGTGAGGGGGGCGTGCGCAATCCGAATCTGCCGCCACCGAGCCGCCCGCAAGACAACGACCTCGACGTCACGCCAGAACACCGGCCCGGAATTCCCTATCCCGAATGGAACATGTGGACCCGGCGTTTCATGCCCGACCACGTCGCCGTTGTGGAGCTCATCGAGCACGCCGATCGCAGGCACATCCGCCGTCCGGTGCCGGTGGCCGTCGACGTGCGCAAGTGGTTCGAGGAACACACTCATCGTGCGATGACAAACCGCCTCGAAGACGGCTCCGACCTCGACGTCGACCAATATGTCAGCCACTACCTCGACCTGGTGACGGGCGAAGCCAAGGAGCCGAAGGTGTTTCGCGACCTGTTGCCCAGCAGCCGCGACGTCACCACGGCGCTGTTGCTCGACGGCAGTTCGTCGTTGGGGGTGCACGGCGGCCGGATCTTCCGGCTCGAATTGGCCTGCGCCGACGCGCTCTCGCGTGCGATGACCCTGGCGCGCGAGCGCCACGGCGTCTTCGTCTTCACCGGCAATACTCGTCATCGAGTCGAAGTGCGATGTCTGAAGGACTTCCGGGAGCGCCGGTTCGTGCCGCCGAGCGGGCTGGGCCTGTCCACCCGCGGATACACCAGACTCGGTGCGCCCCTGCGTCATTTGACCGGGCGACTGCTGGCGCAGCCGGCGCAGCGGCGGCTGCTGATCATCATCGGTGACGGGTTGATCTCCGACGAGGGTTACGAAGGCCGGTACGCCTGGGCCGACGCCGCGCACGCCGTCGAGGAGGCCAGCGACGCCGGGGTGTCGATGTACTACGTAGGCGTCGGGCCGACGCGGGTCGATCCCCTTCCCGAGGTGTTCGGACCCCGGCGCTCCCAACGGATCCGGCGCGTGGAGGAGCTCCCTCGGGTGCTGGCCCACGTCCATCGCGAGCTGGTCGCCGCATGACCGCGCGCGTCGGGGACACCTATCTCGCCACCGGCAACGAAGTCCAGCTGTTCGAACGTGCCTTCCGGCGGCGCATGCCGGTGATGCTCACCGGCCCGACCGGGTGTGGCAAGACGCGGTTCGTCGAGCACATGGGCGCGCTGTTGCGGCGCCCGGTCGTCACCATCAGCTGCCACGACGACCTCACCAGCGCCGACCTCGTCGGCCGGTTCATGGTGACCGGTGGTGACGTCGTGTGGACCGACGGGCCGCTCACCAGGGCCGTGAAATCCGGGGCGATCTGTTACCTGGACGAAGTCGTGGAGGCCCGTCACGACTCCTTGGCGATCCTGCATTCGCTGACCGATCACCGCCGGGCCCTGTACTTGGACCGGGCCAACGAAACAGTCGTCGCACCGCAGACATTCATGCTGGTGTGCTCTTACAACCCCGCCTACCGGAGCTCGCTGAAGGAGCTCAAGCCCTCGTTCCGGCAACGCTTCGTCACGCTGCCGATGAACTATCTGCCCGCCGAGCGCGAGGCCGAGGTGATCGTCGCCGAGACGGGTGTCGACACGGCAGCGGCCGTCCGGTTGGTGCAGTGCGCGAACGCCATTCGCACCGCGGACGAGGCGTTCCACTTCGAGCCGCCCTCCACCCGCGTCCTGGTCAACGCCGCACAGTTGATCGCCGCCGGCGCATCCGAACTGGAGGCCGCGGATGCCTGCGTACTCGCGCCGCTGAGCACCGACGGCGCCATCACCGACGGCCTGCGTGAGGTCGCGGCGGCCAGCCTGGCCACAGCGCGCAACTAGCCTTCGCGGAAAGGAGCAACCGGCATGGACCGACAGGAGCAGAAGCGCAAGAGGGCGCTCATCGTGTTCCAGATCGCCATCTACGGCTACCTTCTGGTGATGTTCGGCATCCAGCTCTACATGTCCTTCGCCCGGGGGTGGTGGGATCTGTGAATCCTGTTGCCGCGCAAGCGGCGAGCTCAGTCGGCCTCGAGGATCACCACGACGAGTCCCGCCGGGCCCAGCGCCGGGCCGACAAGTGGATGATCGTCGGCGCCGCGTTGATGGGCATGTGGGCGCCGGGCCTGATCGGATTTCCCATCTTCATGCGGGGGGTTTGGCTGCAGCGCCAGGCCCTGCGCGCCGGCCTGTCGGTCCGGCCCATGATCGTGACGCTGATCGGCTATCTGACCCTGATCGACGGGATGCTCAACAGTCTTGGCTGGGCGCTCGACCTGGTCGCCAACCACACGCTGATCAACAGGGTGCTGATGGTCGGTTGGGGCAACATGTTCGATGCCGGCTATTTCTGGCACTACAACGAGCTGTGGATCGGGGGCGCCGCGGGCCCGGGCGAAAAGGCCTACGTGGCGGGCCTGATCTTCACGGTGTTCTCCATGCGCGTGGCCGCTGCCATCGGCTTCCTGCAGATGAGGCGGTGGGGCCATCAGTGGATGGTCGTCACCTGCTGGATGGGCGTGGTCATCTGGTCGGCCTACGTGTTCAACATGACCATGTTCGCCGACGTGCGCTACGCCGGCGTGGTGTTCCCGGTCGTGGGCTGGTGGCTCTACGACATCTTCTACATCACCCCCTTTCTTGCCATCCCGTACCTGCACACCGTCAACCGAGAAATCTTCGCCGACTAGAGGAGCAGCGCCGTGACCAGTCCCTCGACCACCGAAGACGAAGACCCGGCCATTGGTCTCGAGCCGGGCACGACGCCGTACTACGCGCAGATGCACAAATGGATCAAGCGGGCGGTGCTGGTGTGCCTCGTCGCGCTCGTCATCGAGGGCGCCTTCACCCTGCCATTCATGGCGGTGTACTACGGCTACCCCACACTGAGCCTCACCGAGATCTGCAGCGAGCTGCTGAAGATCCGATATTCCAACGACACGCTGGAATGCAAGTACCCCTACCCGCCGTTCGGGCCGCCGGAGGGTGCCGCAGGGAAGGCCACCGCTCAGGACGTGTGGGGGATCCAGCCGATACCGAAATACCACCGGCTCGGGTTCCGCGAGCTCGTCAAGATCCACAATGACAGGCTCGCCCGCCAGGCGGCCCAACAGCAAGCGGCGCCGCATCCGTGAGCTATCGGGTCGTCCAGTGGACCACCGGCAACGTCGGCAAGAGTTCGGTGCGGGCGATCGCGGCGAACCCGATGTTGCGGCTTGTCGGGTGCTACGCGTGGTCGGCGGAGAAGGTCGGCTGCGACGTCGGGGAACTGTGCGGGATCGGGCCGCTGAAGGTGAAGGCCACCAACGACGTCGACGCGCTGCTCGCGCTCGAGCCGGACTGTGTGGTCTACAACCCGATGTTCCCAGATGTCGATCAGCTCGTGCGCATCCTCGGGTCGGGCGTCAACGTGGTGGGCACGGCCGGCTTCATCACCGGTCATTTCCTCGGCGCGGGACGCGATCGCATCGCCGAGGCCTGCGAGCGAGGCGGGTCCACCATCTTCGGCAGCGGCATCAACCCGGGTTTCATTCAGCTCTTCGCCATCGTCTCGGCCGGGCTCTCGGACCGAGTGGACAAGGTGTCGGTGCTGGAATCGTTCGATACCACCATCTACAACTCGCCGGCGACCGAAATACCCATGGGCTTCGGTTATCCCGTCGACCAACCGAACCTGCCGGTTATCACCCGGAAAGGATCAGGCATCTTCGGCGACGGCGTGTTGCTGCTCGCCGACGCGCTCGGCGTCGAGCTCGACGAAGTCCGTTGTGAAGCCGAGTACGCGCAGACCACCGCGGACCTTCACCTCCCCGGCGACTGGACCATCGCGAAGGGTTGCGTCGCCGGCATTCACGTTCGCTGGAAAGGCATCCTGGGGGGCCGAGAGATCATCGAAATCGGCGGCCAATGGCGCAAAGGGCAAACGCTGGAACCGGATTGGCCGCTAGACATGGGCTACACCATCGAAGTGCAGGGCCGACCGACGATCAGGACCACACTGAGTTTTCTTCCGCCGCCGGACTTTGAGGGCAAAACGCTGGACGACTACATCATGTTGGGCCTCACCATCACCGCCGTGCCGGCGATCACCGCGATACCTGCTGTCGTCGCCGCGCCGCCCGGCATCGCGACCTACACCGGCCTGCCGCTGCTGCTTCCGCGCGGGGTCCTCCGCGCCCAGGCGTCACCGACGATGGGGAGATGACCGTGCCCGAGGAATCGCCTCTGCTTCATCACGTCGTGTTCGCGGTGGCCGCCGAGCGGCACGCGACCGTCGCAGACATGTTCACCGACTTGGGGTTTGCGTTCGAGAACTTTCAGCTGACCGAACTGGGGTTGGACATTCACCTCGACTGGAATCGCGGTGTCGAGCTGGTCAGCCCCATCCCGGGATCGTCGGGATCGGTGGCCGTTTCGGTGAATGCGTTCCTCGAACGTCACGGCGACGGGGTGTACACCGTGGTGATCGGGGTCCCGGCAGCCTCGTCCGCCGACGCCGTCGCCGAGCGCTACGGCGCGACAACGCGGTTCCGGCAGCGCCTCGAGGGCGAGGGCACCTATCTCGACGAACACGACTTGTCGATATTGGGCCTGCCCCTGACGTTTCTGGCAACCAACATTTCGTGACCGCCGACGAGCTACCCGAAAGGAACAGAGTCCCCATGGCCGAAGCGCTCGCCCCCCGTG
Proteins encoded in this region:
- a CDS encoding TetR/AcrR family transcriptional regulator, with protein sequence MTAVEDRPLRADAARNAERILRAAREVYAELGPDAPVEAVARAARVGERTLYRRFPTKADLVRAALDQSIAEDLTPAIDTARRATDPLRGLTDLIEAAISLGAREHHLLTAARRAGSLSSDISVSLNEALGELMREGQHAGRVRSDLVADDLPRLVAMLFGVLSTMDAGSDGWRRYVALMVDAIAVNERVPLPPAAALRYEVDPNSWPL
- a CDS encoding mycofactocin-coupled SDR family oxidoreductase; the protein is MTASPAGRVAGKRVLITGAARGMGRSHALRLAEEGADLILVDICQSLTQIDYPLATDDDLTETVRLVTEFGRRCVSRIVDVRDETELRSAVDDGVSELGGLDAAVANAGVLTSAPWDRTTLEQWRTVVDVNLIGAWNTCAAAIPHLLEQGGGSLVTISSAGAIKGFPLQLPYTATKYGVVGLTLGLANELAAQNVRVNSVLPTGCPTGMIPPSFGVALGEERPDLIPIFVNAMPTPAVEPVDVSNAVLFLISDESRWVTGLQFKVDAGVSIN
- a CDS encoding NAD(P)H-dependent amine dehydrogenase family protein, encoding MRRVIQFSTGNVGRHSLRAIIGRPDLELVGVHASSAEKVGRDAGELCGLDHATGITATDDVDALVALGADCVVYTSQGETRPMEAIDQMAKFLAAGTNVVGTSMVWLVTPRHAEDWLRVPLEQACATGNTSLYINGIDPGFSGDTLVHSAVSLTTRVSSITVQEIFDYGNFDDAEFTGAAMGFGMTEDQDPPMLFLPGVIVSMWGGQVRSLADNLDIKLDDVRQRSERWFTPERIDCTMMTVEPGQMAAVRFATEGVRDGEPVITLEHVTRLTSAAAPDWEFPPDGHTGVHRVVVEGEPRVEINTHVSHPVLDSTDAGCISTAGRAVNAIDWVCEAPQGLIAVEDIPQSATMRGLMW
- a CDS encoding SDR family NAD(P)-dependent oxidoreductase, which gives rise to MALEQFRLDGQVAIVTGAGKGVGAGIARVLAEAGATVVGTARTEADIVGTIEGIEATGGTGLALVADAMSRPDGERVVNAAIDRFGRIDILVNNVGGSTYARFLDITDEDFRHTFDWCVTSAFIMSQLAAPHMLSAGHGSIINISSGSARFGIRALTAYCVAKGGLEALTRAMAQELAPKIRVNAIALGSFATDGLKGSLDLMPGSLEKMQEATPLHRLGDVEDLGRLAVYLSTRDCYATNATFHVDGGIDSNNSPLPIPDY
- a CDS encoding TetR/AcrR family transcriptional regulator — protein: MAVTDRVSAREAKRLQTRERLMGAAVAEFARAGMAEADVSAIVAAAGVAHGTFFFHFPTKEHVLLELERREEDRIAKQFAQFLKSEHDLVSALNEAVRLVVGLERRLGDLLFNDFLALHFSQTRPQTEDGRDHPLIVLVAEEIGLAQKRGHTDSNVNPMNSAVFFLLGLYALLITTNHWPTGHTLLEDYVARTLRSLQP
- a CDS encoding NAD(P)H-dependent amine dehydrogenase family protein, giving the protein MTLKSPAEKKYRVIQWGIGNVGTVALRHFAHNPAFEVVGVLCNRPEKVGKDAGELAGTAPIGVLATTDKAEIEALDADCVFYAPLWSDPDEVCRLLRGGKNVVASGGAWWYRTEHSQADIDKIDAACHEGGTSFHAGGVNPGFAGDLLVLTLARIVSRIDAIHIYEVVNFGKDTLKYLHEMGMGNTPEEFRAGPNLLGNAWPLFAQSMAMVVDGLGKTVDRYTTDVELGTAIRDIPYEGGPSSDMPGFKGTIKKGSVASQHHKWTTWVDNKPLITFHEMYTMDEYDAIEPQPDWGGHYHYRIVIEGDEPTELILQAPADPQGNYPKPGYTWTAMGPANTVPAVCDAAPGFLTHKELGLVPLRGVVRS
- a CDS encoding nitric oxide reductase activation protein NorD produces the protein MAERSDAHAMALERSCSVTALALSAARREGARLVTGERRRFGMNAALTFVHVPYPTLPDWNRRTLTCGVALQCSPSKERITQYRLNELSARELRALTLVESGVALGWIASRWPGLLPEIWRLLPDAEVQSADMTAAEMLNRAITLAATDRELAVHPLLGALPPAHTAPQGLADKLRRSFGRMPWTTTQKRLPRPYSVPVGGEGGVRNPNLPPPSRPQDNDLDVTPEHRPGIPYPEWNMWTRRFMPDHVAVVELIEHADRRHIRRPVPVAVDVRKWFEEHTHRAMTNRLEDGSDLDVDQYVSHYLDLVTGEAKEPKVFRDLLPSSRDVTTALLLDGSSSLGVHGGRIFRLELACADALSRAMTLARERHGVFVFTGNTRHRVEVRCLKDFRERRFVPPSGLGLSTRGYTRLGAPLRHLTGRLLAQPAQRRLLIIIGDGLISDEGYEGRYAWADAAHAVEEASDAGVSMYYVGVGPTRVDPLPEVFGPRRSQRIRRVEELPRVLAHVHRELVAA
- a CDS encoding CbbQ/NirQ/NorQ/GpvN family protein, whose protein sequence is MTARVGDTYLATGNEVQLFERAFRRRMPVMLTGPTGCGKTRFVEHMGALLRRPVVTISCHDDLTSADLVGRFMVTGGDVVWTDGPLTRAVKSGAICYLDEVVEARHDSLAILHSLTDHRRALYLDRANETVVAPQTFMLVCSYNPAYRSSLKELKPSFRQRFVTLPMNYLPAEREAEVIVAETGVDTAAAVRLVQCANAIRTADEAFHFEPPSTRVLVNAAQLIAAGASELEAADACVLAPLSTDGAITDGLREVAAASLATARN
- a CDS encoding NAD(P)H-dependent amine dehydrogenase family protein, giving the protein MSYRVVQWTTGNVGKSSVRAIAANPMLRLVGCYAWSAEKVGCDVGELCGIGPLKVKATNDVDALLALEPDCVVYNPMFPDVDQLVRILGSGVNVVGTAGFITGHFLGAGRDRIAEACERGGSTIFGSGINPGFIQLFAIVSAGLSDRVDKVSVLESFDTTIYNSPATEIPMGFGYPVDQPNLPVITRKGSGIFGDGVLLLADALGVELDEVRCEAEYAQTTADLHLPGDWTIAKGCVAGIHVRWKGILGGREIIEIGGQWRKGQTLEPDWPLDMGYTIEVQGRPTIRTTLSFLPPPDFEGKTLDDYIMLGLTITAVPAITAIPAVVAAPPGIATYTGLPLLLPRGVLRAQASPTMGR